From Aricia agestis chromosome 11, ilAriAges1.1, whole genome shotgun sequence, a single genomic window includes:
- the LOC121731693 gene encoding uncharacterized protein LOC121731693: protein MSSIIDAESILMENEHWSRLDEEWGIPVDLEADTEDDFKLRPVFSSLDLIGSTFDSSVLLKKIRKKVGRKVSKRSSSVLDYTEFLDDLKKNCNMESSNNFYVVNSEIITAASVEKICKEIDDVFKSIEKLSSATSTLRKGQKFPEVVQCSISIDDLSFDDTKKSSVYNSEIDRHIEEALDQFGSTISSIEKIDQSTLASVTALVQKFSSVLRSPVVTYNWSPKKKRQCCDKFKELIDFWNKRAVDA from the coding sequence ATGAGTTCTATAATCGACGCCGAAAGTATTCTGATGGAGAACGAGCATTGGTCGCGACTGGACGAGGAATGGGGCATTCCTGTAGACCTGGAGGCAGACACAGAAGACGACTTCAAGCTACGACCAGTCTTCAGCTCTTTAGACCTGATCGGATCCACTTTCGATTCTTCCGTCCTCTTGAAGAAGATCAGAAAAAAGGTCGGCCGAAAAGTGTCGAAACGATCTTCTTCTGTGCTGGACTACACCGAGTTTCTTGATGACTTAAAGAAGAATTGCAATATGGAGTCGTCGAATAACTTTTACGTGGTGAACAGTGAGATCATTACTGCGGCTTCCGTTGAGAAGATCTGTAAAGAGATTGATGACGTGTTCAAATCGATCGAGAAGTTATCTTCAGCTACGAGCACTCTTAGAAAGGGACAGAAGTTTCCAGAAGTAGTTCAGTGCAGTATTTCCATAGACGACCTATCTTTCGACGATACTAAGAAGAGTTCTGTCTATAACagcgagatagacagacatatcGAGGAGGCGTTAGATCAGTTTGGGTCCACCATATCTAGTATTGAGAAGATTGACCAGTCTACCCTGGCTTCCGTGACTGCCCTGGTCCAGAAGTTTAGTTCCGTGCTGAGGAGTCCAGTGGTGACCTACAATTGGAGTCCAAAGAAGAAACGACAGTGTTGTGACAAGTTCAAAGAGTTGATAGACTTTTGGAATAAGCGTGCAGTTGATgcttaa